In the genome of Gemmatimonadaceae bacterium, one region contains:
- a CDS encoding hydantoinase B/oxoprolinase family protein yields MSDFDVLELSVMANAFAMIAEEMGTVLVRSALSPNIRERRDASAALFDARGLMVAQAAHIPVHLGAMPESVRAVMACAPAPGDVFILNDPYRGGSHLPDLTLVEAIAQDGGTVGFAAVRAHHADVGGMSPGSMPQGATELVQEGLVIPPVRLVARGVLDEMILNFILANVRTPDERRGDLRAQLAACAAGAAGWRALLAREGAERVHAAVDAVLDYTERRARARVAALGALDTRASDALEGDGVSDDAVPVVVRVQALGHTLRLDFTGSAPIVRGNVNCPLAVTRAAAVFVLRTLLDDDVPTNEGIARAIELVVPDDCALNARWPAAVAGGNVEMSQRITDTIMLALAGAGVPVAAQGQGTMNNVTFGGAGWTFYETLGGGQGASARADGPDAVHVGMSNTLNTPIEALENTYPLRIEEYAVRRGSGGAGVHRGGDGVVRRYRALERCTVTLITERRTTAPRGAAGGADGTRGRNLLNGAELPAKCRRELVAGDVVTIETPGGGGWGEPPNRPN; encoded by the coding sequence ATGAGCGATTTCGACGTGCTGGAGCTGAGCGTGATGGCCAACGCCTTCGCGATGATCGCCGAGGAGATGGGCACCGTGCTCGTGCGCAGTGCGCTCTCGCCCAACATCCGCGAGCGGCGCGACGCGTCGGCGGCGCTGTTCGACGCCCGTGGCCTGATGGTGGCGCAGGCGGCGCACATCCCGGTGCATCTGGGCGCGATGCCCGAGTCGGTGCGGGCCGTGATGGCGTGCGCCCCCGCGCCGGGCGACGTGTTCATTCTCAACGATCCGTACCGCGGCGGGTCGCACCTGCCCGATCTGACGCTCGTCGAAGCGATCGCGCAGGACGGCGGGACGGTGGGGTTCGCGGCCGTGCGCGCCCATCACGCCGACGTCGGCGGGATGAGCCCGGGCAGCATGCCGCAGGGAGCCACCGAGCTGGTGCAGGAGGGGCTGGTGATCCCGCCCGTGCGTCTGGTGGCGCGGGGCGTGCTCGACGAGATGATCCTGAACTTCATTCTCGCCAACGTGCGCACCCCGGACGAGCGGCGCGGCGACCTGCGCGCCCAGCTCGCGGCGTGCGCCGCCGGCGCGGCCGGATGGCGCGCGCTGCTGGCGCGCGAGGGGGCGGAGCGGGTGCATGCCGCGGTCGACGCCGTGCTCGACTACACCGAGCGCCGGGCGCGGGCCCGCGTGGCCGCGCTGGGCGCGCTCGACACGCGGGCCAGCGACGCGCTCGAAGGCGACGGCGTGAGCGACGACGCCGTGCCGGTGGTGGTGCGGGTGCAGGCGCTGGGCCACACGCTGCGGCTGGACTTCACCGGCAGTGCGCCCATCGTGCGCGGCAACGTGAACTGCCCGCTGGCCGTGACGCGCGCGGCGGCGGTGTTCGTGCTGCGCACGCTGCTCGACGACGACGTGCCCACCAACGAGGGCATCGCGCGCGCCATCGAGCTGGTGGTGCCCGACGACTGCGCGCTCAACGCTCGCTGGCCGGCGGCCGTGGCGGGCGGGAACGTGGAGATGTCGCAGCGTATCACCGACACGATCATGCTGGCGCTGGCCGGCGCCGGCGTGCCGGTGGCGGCGCAGGGGCAGGGGACGATGAACAACGTCACGTTCGGCGGAGCCGGCTGGACGTTCTACGAGACGCTGGGCGGCGGGCAGGGCGCGAGCGCCCGGGCCGACGGCCCCGACGCGGTGCACGTGGGGATGAGCAATACGCTCAATACGCCCATCGAAGCATTAGAGAACACATATCCCTTGCGCATCGAGGAGTACGCGGTGCGGCGCGGATCGGGCGGCGCCGGCGTGCATCGCGGCGGCGACGGCGTAGTGCGGCGGTACCGGGCTCTGGAACGGTGCACGGTCACGCTGATCACCGAGCGGCGGACCACGGCGCCGCGGGGCGCCGCCGGCGGCGCCGACGGCACGCGCGGACGGAATCTGCTCAACGGGGCCGAGCTGCCGGCCAAGTGCCGGCGGGAACTCGTGGCCGGCGACGTGGTGACGATCGAGACACCGGGTGGGGGCGGGTGGGGCGAACCGCCCAACCGCCCCAACTGA
- the lnt gene encoding apolipoprotein N-acyltransferase, whose protein sequence is MRVLKPDRAELAAVLASALLFFYAFPPFTLVGPAFVCLVPLAIAIARAADRGDPAWTGIRLGTWFGIFAYGAAIYWIATALLIFTNLAILGYLGALFVITVTLAATGGALFVARRITRWPMAALLPVVWVASEMAFNHMSALAFPWLPLGLATARTPVLAQIADLSGVHGVSFWIALTNGLVADMWLSRGDRRGNLRRGAAIAAMAVAVVAYGRWRMRTIPLRPLAHIGIVQPNVPEDEKWQADNLGKIIGLMANGTHQALAQGHPQLVIWPEVALPDYMYRHPEWSDSIRNLTMESGTPLLTGMLDLVWHSKTDYQYYNAALLVDAYGRQTQAIYHKRHLVPIVERVPFVNPEWFRWAGQYFGGYGVGDGPVVYHLPFGSFGVLICYESIFPGESRQYRNDGADFLINITNDAWFGHSLAPYQHFAHLALRAIENRTAVVRSANTGISGWIDPLGRVRAATPIFVPAAQTYDVLTSDVRTPYDAMGDIVGLLSVVATLALVGRDWWSRRTVRRRSA, encoded by the coding sequence ATGCGCGTCCTCAAGCCCGATCGCGCCGAGCTCGCCGCCGTGTTGGCGTCGGCCCTGCTGTTCTTCTACGCGTTCCCGCCGTTCACGCTGGTGGGGCCGGCGTTCGTGTGCCTCGTGCCGCTCGCCATCGCCATCGCGAGGGCCGCCGATCGCGGCGATCCGGCGTGGACCGGCATCCGGCTCGGCACCTGGTTCGGGATCTTCGCCTACGGCGCCGCCATCTACTGGATCGCCACGGCGCTGCTCATCTTCACCAACCTGGCCATCCTCGGCTACCTGGGCGCGCTGTTCGTGATCACGGTGACGCTGGCCGCCACCGGGGGCGCGCTGTTCGTGGCGCGGCGGATCACGCGCTGGCCCATGGCCGCGCTGCTCCCCGTGGTGTGGGTGGCATCGGAGATGGCGTTCAATCACATGTCCGCGCTGGCGTTTCCCTGGCTGCCGCTGGGGCTGGCCACCGCCAGGACGCCGGTGCTGGCGCAGATCGCCGACCTCAGCGGCGTGCACGGCGTGAGCTTCTGGATTGCGCTCACCAACGGGCTGGTGGCCGACATGTGGCTATCGCGCGGCGACCGGCGGGGCAACCTGCGGCGCGGCGCGGCGATCGCCGCGATGGCGGTGGCAGTGGTGGCGTACGGCCGCTGGCGCATGCGCACGATCCCGCTCCGGCCGCTCGCGCACATCGGCATCGTGCAGCCCAACGTGCCCGAGGACGAGAAGTGGCAGGCCGACAACCTCGGCAAGATCATCGGCCTCATGGCCAACGGCACGCACCAGGCACTGGCGCAAGGGCATCCGCAACTCGTGATCTGGCCGGAGGTGGCCCTTCCCGACTACATGTATCGACACCCGGAGTGGTCGGACAGCATCCGCAACCTGACCATGGAGTCCGGCACGCCGCTGCTCACCGGGATGCTCGATCTGGTGTGGCATTCGAAGACCGACTACCAGTACTACAACGCCGCGTTGCTGGTGGATGCCTACGGCCGCCAGACGCAGGCCATCTATCACAAGCGCCACCTGGTGCCGATCGTGGAGCGCGTGCCGTTCGTCAACCCCGAGTGGTTCCGCTGGGCGGGCCAGTATTTCGGCGGCTACGGGGTGGGCGACGGCCCGGTGGTGTACCACCTGCCGTTCGGCAGCTTCGGCGTGCTCATCTGCTACGAGTCGATCTTCCCCGGGGAATCGCGCCAGTACCGCAACGACGGCGCCGATTTCCTCATCAACATCACCAACGACGCGTGGTTCGGGCACAGCCTGGCGCCGTACCAGCACTTCGCGCACCTCGCGCTGCGCGCCATCGAGAACCGCACCGCCGTCGTGCGGTCGGCCAACACCGGCATCTCGGGGTGGATCGACCCGCTGGGCCGCGTGCGCGCCGCCACGCCGATCTTCGTGCCGGCGGCGCAGACGTACGACGTCCTGACCAGCGACGTGCGCACTCCCTACGACGCGATGGGAGACATCGTGGGGCTGCTGTCCGTGGTCGCCACGCTGGCCCTGGTGGGGCGCGACTGGTGGTCGCGGCGCACCGTGCGTCGGAGATCGGCGTGA
- a CDS encoding hydantoinase/oxoprolinase family protein: MSASVGIDVGGTFTDLVSIDVDGTVETRKVLSTPADQSQGVEQSLRALGRADVERVVHGTTVATNMLLERAGARVVLCATAGFTDLLELRRQVRASLYDLTRHQPPPLVAADCVVPVDERIAPEGVIRALTAAAIDEAVARVKALAPDIVAVALLHAYRDPSHERGLAAALRARLDGVDVVCSSDVFPEIREYERTATTAAEAYLRPGVARYVRRLAERLRAMSLPALGVMTSSGGMRSAHDASSGAAQLALSGPAGGVVGAAAVLRAAGLPRALTVDIGGTSADVGLILDGEPLVEPGGEVAGVPIALPRVLVETVSAGGGSIAWIDDGGALRVGPRSAGSVPGPIAFGRGGVQPTVTDAHVMLGNIRAERMSGGVQLDVQGARDGIAAIAVRLGRSAEETARAIVATADATMARALRRVSVERGVDPRQCTLVAFGGGGPLHACGLADIVGAARVLVPPHAGVLSALGLAMTAERREGMVSVMRRAGALSAEALERAMRDAEARCDGPGGWSRSWFLRARFVGQGHELDVPAAPGDAPEVARARFSALHKQRVGFDLPVDVEIVSVRCVVSDAARSVRLERRGGAGWNADARTDDGGACEAELAEPCSVVLPDATMLVAEGWRARALPIGGWMLERMR, encoded by the coding sequence GTGAGCGCGTCGGTGGGCATCGACGTCGGCGGCACGTTCACCGACCTCGTCTCCATCGATGTCGACGGCACGGTGGAGACGCGCAAGGTGTTGAGCACGCCCGCCGATCAGAGCCAGGGCGTGGAACAGTCGCTGCGCGCCCTCGGCCGCGCCGACGTGGAGCGCGTGGTGCACGGCACCACCGTGGCCACCAACATGCTGCTCGAACGCGCCGGGGCGCGCGTGGTGCTCTGCGCCACGGCCGGCTTCACCGACCTGCTCGAACTGCGCCGCCAGGTGCGCGCCTCGCTGTACGATCTCACCCGCCACCAGCCGCCGCCGCTCGTGGCCGCCGACTGCGTGGTGCCGGTGGACGAACGCATCGCGCCCGAAGGCGTCATCCGCGCCCTCACGGCGGCGGCGATCGACGAGGCCGTGGCGCGGGTGAAGGCACTCGCGCCCGACATCGTGGCCGTGGCGCTGCTGCACGCCTACCGCGATCCGTCGCACGAACGGGGGCTGGCCGCGGCGCTCCGCGCGCGGTTGGACGGCGTGGACGTGGTCTGCTCGTCCGACGTGTTCCCCGAGATCCGCGAGTACGAACGCACGGCCACCACGGCCGCCGAAGCGTACCTGCGACCCGGCGTGGCCCGCTACGTGCGGCGCCTGGCCGAACGGCTGCGCGCGATGTCGCTGCCCGCGCTGGGCGTGATGACGTCCAGCGGCGGCATGCGTTCGGCGCACGACGCGTCGTCGGGCGCGGCGCAGCTGGCGCTCTCGGGGCCGGCGGGCGGCGTGGTGGGCGCGGCCGCGGTGCTCCGCGCCGCGGGACTGCCGCGCGCGCTCACGGTGGACATCGGCGGCACGAGCGCCGACGTCGGGTTGATCCTCGACGGCGAACCGCTCGTGGAACCCGGCGGCGAGGTGGCGGGCGTGCCGATTGCGCTGCCCCGCGTGCTGGTCGAGACCGTGTCGGCCGGCGGCGGCAGCATCGCCTGGATCGACGACGGCGGCGCGCTGCGCGTGGGGCCGCGGAGCGCGGGGTCGGTGCCCGGTCCGATCGCGTTCGGCCGCGGCGGCGTGCAGCCCACGGTCACCGACGCCCACGTGATGCTCGGGAACATCCGCGCCGAGCGCATGAGCGGCGGCGTGCAGCTGGATGTGCAGGGCGCGCGCGACGGCATCGCCGCGATCGCCGTACGCCTGGGCCGGAGCGCGGAGGAGACCGCCCGCGCCATCGTCGCCACGGCCGACGCCACCATGGCCCGCGCCCTGCGCCGGGTGAGCGTGGAGCGCGGCGTGGATCCGCGACAGTGCACGCTCGTCGCGTTCGGCGGCGGCGGGCCGCTGCATGCGTGCGGGCTCGCCGACATCGTGGGCGCGGCGCGCGTGCTGGTGCCGCCGCACGCCGGCGTGCTCAGCGCCCTCGGCCTGGCGATGACCGCCGAACGGCGCGAAGGCATGGTGAGCGTGATGCGCCGCGCCGGTGCGTTGAGCGCCGAGGCGCTGGAGCGCGCGATGCGCGACGCCGAAGCGCGGTGCGACGGGCCCGGCGGCTGGTCGCGCAGCTGGTTCCTGCGGGCGCGGTTCGTGGGGCAGGGGCACGAGCTGGACGTGCCGGCCGCGCCGGGCGACGCCCCCGAGGTGGCGCGCGCGCGGTTCAGCGCGTTGCACAAGCAGCGTGTGGGGTTCGACCTGCCGGTGGACGTCGAGATCGTGAGCGTGCGCTGCGTGGTGAGCGACGCGGCGCGGAGCGTGCGGCTGGAGCGGCGCGGCGGCGCGGGGTGGAACGCCGACGCGCGCACCGACGACGGCGGCGCGTGCGAGGCCGAGCTCGCCGAGCCATGCTCGGTGGTGCTCCCCGACGCGACGATGCTCGTGGCCGAGGGCTGGCGCGCCCGCGCGCTGCCCATCGGGGGCTGGATGCTGGAGCGGATGCGATGA
- a CDS encoding Gfo/Idh/MocA family oxidoreductase has translation MTDSVRIGLVGAGAIAQLAHLPVLSKMRGVHLAAICDNDRAKAQALAERFEIPDVVTDIEDLLEIDEIDAVIIATPNHLHEPHVASALAAHKHVLCERPLALSARGIERLLEAAQRADRFMVVANNHRFRTDVQALDRFLRGGELGRVNGVRAGAYHFKRPDAGWRQRRAESGGGAFFDYGIPLLDLALWLADFPEPRRVSAYIERPAVAGAVEDAMLVHLECRNGATLAFDVSSAYVGQEERWWFEVLAARGSARLAPLRVVKELNGRPFDVSPSGAAGRESAFIQSYRAELAHFLAVVRGASAYEAPTDQVLLHRVVEAIYRSADEGHEITL, from the coding sequence ATGACAGATAGTGTTCGCATTGGACTCGTGGGCGCCGGCGCCATCGCGCAGCTGGCGCATCTTCCCGTGCTCAGCAAGATGCGCGGCGTTCATCTGGCGGCGATCTGCGACAACGACCGCGCCAAGGCGCAGGCGCTCGCCGAACGATTCGAGATCCCCGATGTCGTGACCGACATCGAGGACCTGCTCGAGATCGACGAGATCGACGCCGTGATCATCGCCACGCCCAACCATCTGCACGAGCCGCACGTGGCGAGCGCGCTGGCCGCGCACAAGCACGTGCTGTGCGAGCGTCCGTTGGCGCTCTCCGCGCGCGGCATCGAGCGCCTGCTCGAGGCCGCCCAGCGCGCCGATCGATTCATGGTCGTGGCCAACAATCACCGGTTCCGCACCGACGTGCAGGCCCTGGACCGGTTCCTCCGCGGCGGCGAGTTGGGGCGCGTGAACGGCGTGCGCGCCGGCGCCTACCACTTCAAGCGGCCCGACGCCGGTTGGCGCCAGCGGCGCGCCGAGTCGGGCGGTGGCGCGTTCTTCGACTACGGCATCCCGCTGCTCGATCTGGCGCTGTGGCTGGCCGACTTCCCGGAACCGCGTCGGGTGAGTGCCTACATCGAGCGGCCCGCGGTTGCCGGCGCGGTGGAGGACGCGATGCTCGTGCATCTCGAATGCCGCAACGGCGCCACGCTCGCGTTCGACGTGTCGAGCGCGTATGTGGGGCAGGAGGAGCGGTGGTGGTTCGAGGTGCTGGCCGCCCGCGGCAGCGCGCGGCTGGCGCCGCTCCGCGTGGTCAAGGAGTTGAACGGCCGTCCGTTCGACGTGTCCCCCAGCGGGGCCGCCGGCCGCGAGAGCGCGTTCATCCAGTCGTACCGCGCCGAGCTCGCGCACTTCCTGGCCGTCGTCCGCGGCGCATCGGCGTACGAGGCGCCCACCGATCAGGTCCTGCTGCATCGCGTCGTCGAGGCGATCTACCGGTCGGCGGACGAGGGGCACGAGATCACCCTGTGA